A genomic region of Hydrotalea sp. contains the following coding sequences:
- the truB gene encoding tRNA pseudouridine(55) synthase TruB, with the protein MTSDKKTSPQPINGFVIIDKPAGLSSTQAMAKTRKLFQGKKAGHGGTLDPFATGVLLVALGEATKALPYILASDKEYEFTLRFGGETDSQDITGDIVATTDVIPTRAAIEAALPSFLGVTAQTPPMFSAIKIDGVASYTRARQARAARLAAENANATPTTAATMPANPAPTPAPLSRNIRIDEFALTAQLNERDFTFRARGQSGLYIRTLGHDLAKKLGSLGHVVALRRLAVGNFLLRDAFSLAKLSQMDYRERVNFALLDFCNRRLFSEDNSENNENNLDEHLENNVAKNIARLMGLKTIFLNAGDTIALRLGKKITTKKKEENKNLDLLLAIDENHQPIGFVSCTNGIITAKRIFVL; encoded by the coding sequence ATGACATCCGATAAAAAAACATCGCCTCAACCCATCAATGGTTTCGTTATCATTGATAAACCGGCCGGCCTGTCATCGACCCAAGCCATGGCCAAAACGCGAAAACTTTTTCAGGGGAAAAAGGCCGGCCACGGCGGCACGCTCGACCCATTTGCGACCGGCGTGCTGTTGGTCGCATTGGGGGAGGCCACCAAGGCACTGCCCTATATCCTAGCCAGCGATAAAGAATATGAATTCACCCTGCGGTTCGGGGGCGAAACCGACAGCCAAGACATAACCGGCGATATTGTGGCAACGACCGATGTCATCCCGACCCGCGCGGCGATAGAGGCGGCGCTACCATCCTTCCTCGGCGTGACAGCGCAAACCCCGCCGATGTTCTCGGCCATAAAAATTGACGGCGTGGCAAGTTACACCCGCGCCCGCCAAGCGCGTGCGGCAAGGCTTGCCGCTGAAAATGCAAACGCCACACCAACCACAGCGGCAACCATGCCGGCAAACCCCGCGCCAACCCCAGCCCCGCTTTCGCGCAACATTAGAATTGATGAATTCGCCCTTACCGCGCAATTGAACGAACGTGATTTTACATTTCGCGCCCGTGGCCAATCGGGGCTTTACATTCGCACCCTGGGGCACGACCTGGCAAAAAAATTGGGCTCGCTTGGCCATGTGGTGGCCCTGCGCCGCCTGGCGGTGGGAAATTTCTTACTGCGCGATGCTTTTTCCCTTGCAAAGCTAAGCCAAATGGATTATAGGGAGAGAGTGAATTTCGCGTTGCTTGATTTTTGCAACAGACGTTTATTTTCTGAAGACAATTCTGAAAATAACGAAAACAATCTTGATGAACATCTTGAAAATAATGTTGCAAAGAATATAGCGCGCTTAATGGGACTAAAAACAATTTTTTTAAACGCGGGTGATACCATCGCCCTCCGTTTAGGGAAAAAAATAACCACGAAGAAAAAAGAAGAAAATAAAAATTTGGATTTATTGTTAGCAATCGACGAAAACCATCAACCGATTGGTTTTGTATCTTGCACCAATGGTATCATCACCGCCAAAAGAATTTTTGTCCTATAA
- the pnp gene encoding polyribonucleotide nucleotidyltransferase, with translation MFNYHVVEKNWGGKTLKLETGHLARQANGAVLVTYGDTQVLCTVVAVKESKPEQDFFPLSVHYQEKFYAAGRIPGGFFKREGRPTEKEVLTSRLIDRPIRPLFPETFQNETQIIATLLSHDLENDPDIAAMIGSSAALAISGIPFLGPIGACRVAYKNDQFILNPMKSEMPGTLLDLVVAGTKEGVLMVESEAHQLSEETMLDAVVFGHKALQEVVEMINELKAKVNNPAWEVPSAPAHAATLKKIIDKVATEPVKAAYQKTKKQERYNDLDAVKKLVAEAVAKEASAEMEIPGAKQVVAKLLDDLKAMIVRGNILSTKKRIDGRGLENIRQIDCQVGVLKKTHGSAVFTRGETQALVIATLGTAQDKQIIDAIDGEFKEEFLLHYNFPPFSVGEAGRIGSPGRREIGHGKLAWRALRPLLPSKEDFPYMLRLVSEITESNGSSSMASVCGGSMAMMDAGVPMKAPCAGIAMGLIKEGTDYAVLSDILGDEDHLGDMDFKVAGTKDGVTSLQMDLKITSITPEIMKIALGQAKEGRLHILGEMAKAIDHGRQEVSKNAPRLTTFTIAKEKIREVIGTGGKVIREIVEVTGAKVDIDDEGVITIAANDETKGKAAYDWIQGIVAEAEAGKIYHGKVASVVDFGVFVNYMGAKDGLVHVSEMAEHRVNHPSDMVKEGDMVWVKCLGTERGKVSLSMRMVDQQSGEDLNLEPKNKGDRGGGGGDRGGRGGGGFGGRGGGGGRGGDRGGGGGFGGRGGGDRGGGGGFGGGRVREFSGDDFGGGGDRGGGRGGGGGFGGGGRGGGGKRRRDF, from the coding sequence ATGTTTAACTATCACGTAGTAGAAAAAAATTGGGGCGGCAAAACATTAAAGTTAGAAACAGGTCATTTAGCAAGACAAGCAAACGGGGCGGTATTGGTAACATATGGTGACACCCAAGTGCTTTGCACGGTGGTCGCGGTAAAGGAATCAAAACCCGAACAAGATTTCTTCCCCCTATCGGTTCATTATCAAGAAAAATTTTATGCCGCGGGTCGCATCCCAGGCGGTTTTTTCAAACGCGAGGGTCGCCCCACCGAAAAGGAAGTGTTGACATCACGCCTTATCGACCGGCCAATTCGCCCATTGTTTCCCGAAACATTTCAAAACGAAACGCAAATCATTGCAACGTTATTGTCGCATGATTTGGAAAACGACCCGGATATCGCGGCGATGATTGGCTCCTCGGCCGCCCTCGCCATTTCGGGTATTCCCTTTTTGGGTCCCATCGGCGCATGCCGCGTGGCCTATAAAAACGACCAATTCATTCTTAACCCAATGAAATCGGAAATGCCGGGCACGTTGCTTGACCTCGTGGTTGCCGGCACAAAGGAAGGCGTCCTGATGGTCGAATCGGAAGCCCACCAATTAAGCGAAGAAACCATGCTCGATGCCGTTGTGTTTGGTCATAAGGCCTTGCAAGAAGTTGTCGAGATGATAAACGAATTAAAGGCGAAGGTTAACAACCCCGCTTGGGAAGTGCCATCGGCCCCGGCCCATGCCGCCACCTTGAAAAAAATCATTGATAAGGTTGCCACCGAACCGGTCAAGGCCGCCTATCAAAAAACCAAAAAACAAGAGCGTTACAACGACCTTGATGCGGTTAAAAAATTGGTTGCCGAAGCGGTCGCCAAGGAAGCGTCAGCCGAGATGGAAATTCCCGGTGCCAAGCAAGTGGTTGCCAAATTGTTGGATGATTTAAAGGCCATGATTGTGCGCGGCAATATCTTGTCGACCAAAAAACGTATCGATGGTCGCGGTTTGGAAAACATCCGCCAAATCGATTGCCAAGTTGGCGTGTTGAAAAAAACCCACGGCTCGGCGGTCTTTACCCGCGGCGAAACCCAGGCGTTGGTGATTGCCACGCTCGGCACGGCGCAGGACAAACAAATTATCGACGCTATCGACGGCGAATTCAAAGAAGAATTCCTGTTGCATTACAATTTTCCGCCATTTTCGGTGGGCGAGGCTGGCCGCATCGGCTCGCCCGGTCGCCGCGAAATCGGTCACGGCAAATTGGCGTGGCGCGCCCTGCGCCCCCTGCTCCCCAGCAAGGAAGATTTCCCCTACATGCTCCGTTTGGTGTCTGAAATCACCGAATCGAATGGTTCGTCATCGATGGCGTCGGTCTGCGGCGGTTCGATGGCCATGATGGACGCTGGCGTGCCGATGAAGGCACCCTGCGCCGGCATTGCCATGGGCTTGATTAAGGAAGGCACGGATTACGCCGTGTTGTCTGACATCTTGGGCGATGAAGATCATTTGGGCGATATGGATTTTAAAGTTGCCGGCACGAAAGACGGGGTTACCTCGCTTCAGATGGATTTGAAAATCACCTCCATCACGCCAGAAATTATGAAAATCGCCTTGGGTCAAGCCAAGGAAGGTCGCTTGCATATCTTGGGCGAAATGGCGAAAGCCATCGACCACGGGCGGCAAGAAGTGTCGAAGAACGCGCCACGCCTGACGACCTTTACCATTGCGAAGGAAAAAATTCGCGAAGTTATTGGCACGGGTGGCAAGGTCATTCGTGAAATCGTTGAAGTTACCGGCGCGAAGGTGGATATCGATGACGAAGGCGTCATCACCATTGCCGCCAACGACGAAACCAAGGGCAAGGCGGCATATGATTGGATTCAAGGCATCGTCGCCGAGGCCGAAGCCGGCAAAATTTACCATGGCAAGGTTGCCTCGGTGGTTGATTTTGGCGTGTTCGTCAATTACATGGGCGCGAAAGATGGTTTGGTGCATGTGTCAGAAATGGCCGAGCACCGCGTCAACCACCCGAGCGACATGGTGAAGGAAGGCGACATGGTATGGGTCAAATGCCTGGGCACCGAACGTGGTAAAGTCAGCCTGTCGATGCGCATGGTTGACCAACAATCGGGCGAAGATTTGAATTTAGAGCCAAAGAACAAAGGCGACCGCGGGGGCGGCGGTGGTGACCGCGGCGGCCGTGGCGGCGGCGGGTTTGGTGGTCGTGGCGGCGGCGGTGGTCGCGGTGGCGACCGTGGCGGCGGCGGTGGATTTGGCGGCCGTGGCGGTGGTGACCGCGGCGGCGGCGGTGGGTTCGGCGGTGGCCGGGTTCGTGAATTCAGCGGCGATGATTTCGGCGGCGGCGGTGATCGCGGTGGCGGTCGTGGCGGCGGCGGTGGATTTGGTGGCGGCGGTCGCGGCGGCGGCGGCAAAAGACGCCGCGATTTCTAG
- the rpsO gene encoding 30S ribosomal protein S15 → MSLTVAAKKTAIKDFVRNAKDTGSPEVQVAIMTARIKDITSHLETHPKDIHSRRGLLLLVGKRRRLLNYLKRKDEKLYTTTIEKLDLRK, encoded by the coding sequence ATGTCTCTTACCGTTGCCGCGAAAAAAACCGCGATTAAAGATTTTGTTAGAAACGCCAAGGACACTGGCTCGCCAGAGGTCCAGGTCGCCATCATGACCGCGCGTATTAAAGATATCACCAGCCACCTTGAAACCCACCCAAAGGATATTCATTCGCGGCGTGGGCTATTGTTGCTGGTTGGTAAACGTCGTCGCCTGCTAAATTATTTGAAGCGGAAAGACGAAAAACTATACACCACGACCATCGAAAAGCTTGATTTAAGAAAATAG